From the Selenomonas timonae genome, one window contains:
- a CDS encoding Rossmann-like domain-containing protein, producing the protein MDYWNLYDEIIDGLPQDIYIGDYAVGRPWTYVRAGDLVGICMTIPAYSRPRLRKESFLGCSLREAGEYVRSWQGQEASIAAAAINAFYNQPSKVEAMQGFHGEDASAETLDERKKLEAFAMYTEQIRGKKVAVIGHFPNFQKKWESICDLSILEMQPEWGDYPAEAAEFLLPQQDFVFMTGATFANKTMPRLLELSKNAVTVLVGPSVPMHPCLFDYGANGLSGFTATDAALAADLVHFGYETDIASCGKMADVLPHLN; encoded by the coding sequence GTGGACTACTGGAATCTTTACGATGAGATCATCGACGGATTGCCGCAGGACATCTATATCGGCGACTATGCCGTCGGACGCCCGTGGACGTATGTGCGTGCAGGGGATTTGGTCGGCATCTGCATGACGATCCCTGCGTACAGCCGCCCGCGTCTACGAAAGGAGAGCTTTCTCGGCTGTTCGCTGCGCGAAGCGGGAGAGTACGTGCGCTCGTGGCAAGGGCAGGAGGCATCCATTGCCGCTGCCGCCATCAACGCATTTTACAATCAGCCGTCCAAGGTGGAGGCGATGCAGGGATTCCACGGCGAGGATGCATCCGCCGAAACACTGGATGAGCGCAAGAAGCTGGAAGCATTCGCCATGTATACGGAGCAAATTCGCGGCAAGAAAGTCGCTGTCATCGGTCACTTTCCGAATTTCCAAAAGAAATGGGAATCGATATGCGACCTCTCCATCCTTGAGATGCAGCCCGAGTGGGGGGACTACCCAGCGGAAGCGGCAGAGTTCCTTCTGCCGCAGCAGGACTTTGTCTTTATGACAGGGGCGACCTTTGCCAACAAGACCATGCCGCGCCTCTTGGAGCTCTCAAAGAATGCCGTGACTGTCCTCGTTGGCCCCTCCGTGCCCATGCATCCATGTCTTTTTGACTACGGTGCAAACGGTCTTTCGGGATTTACAGCAACCGATGCTGCACTCGCTGCCGATCTCGTTCATTTCGGCTATGAAACCGATATTGCAAGCTGTGGAAAAATGGCGGACGTTCTTCCACATCTAAATTGA
- the tgt gene encoding tRNA guanosine(34) transglycosylase Tgt — protein sequence MAAITYELIRKDETTGARAGMIHTPHGSFSTPIFMPVGTQATVKGVSPDELHELGAGIILSNTYHLFLRPGMELVREAGGLHRFMHWDGAILTDSGGFQVFSLGDLRKITEEGATFRSHIDGSKQFLSPEVSMEVQKALGSDIVMAFDECIPYPADHTYAKASTERTQRWLVRCRDAMADAEGQGLFGIVQGGMYRDLRAWHAAEVTALELPGYAIGGLSVGEPHELMEEILSYTVELLPQDKPRYLMGVGTPDYLLTGVRHGIDMFDCVFPTRVARNGMAMTWTGRLVMKNAVHTHDPTVLEEGCGCYTCRNGYTRAYIRHLVRAEEIFGLRLLTLHNLYFLQEFMRRMRAAIIAGTFPAFYQDFMNHYHKK from the coding sequence GTGGCAGCGATAACATATGAGCTGATTCGCAAAGACGAGACGACGGGCGCACGTGCGGGCATGATCCACACGCCGCACGGGAGCTTTTCGACCCCCATCTTCATGCCCGTGGGCACGCAGGCGACGGTCAAGGGCGTATCGCCTGACGAACTGCATGAACTTGGCGCGGGCATCATCCTCAGCAATACCTATCATCTCTTCCTCCGTCCCGGCATGGAACTCGTGCGCGAGGCGGGCGGGCTGCATCGGTTCATGCACTGGGACGGTGCAATCCTCACGGACAGCGGCGGCTTTCAGGTGTTCAGCCTTGGCGATCTCCGCAAGATCACAGAGGAGGGGGCGACATTCCGTTCGCACATCGACGGGTCAAAGCAGTTCCTCTCGCCCGAGGTGTCGATGGAGGTGCAGAAAGCACTCGGCTCGGATATTGTCATGGCGTTCGACGAGTGTATCCCGTATCCTGCCGACCACACCTATGCAAAGGCATCGACGGAGCGCACGCAGCGGTGGCTCGTGCGCTGCCGTGACGCAATGGCGGATGCAGAGGGGCAGGGGCTTTTTGGCATTGTGCAGGGCGGTATGTACCGCGACTTGCGTGCGTGGCACGCCGCTGAGGTGACGGCGCTTGAACTGCCGGGCTATGCCATCGGAGGTCTGAGTGTCGGCGAGCCGCACGAGCTGATGGAGGAGATTCTCTCCTACACAGTGGAGCTCCTGCCGCAGGATAAGCCGCGCTACCTTATGGGCGTCGGTACGCCGGACTACCTTCTCACGGGCGTACGACATGGAATCGATATGTTCGACTGCGTTTTCCCGACGCGTGTGGCGCGCAACGGCATGGCGATGACGTGGACGGGGCGGCTCGTGATGAAGAATGCCGTGCATACGCACGACCCTACGGTGCTCGAGGAGGGCTGCGGCTGCTACACCTGCCGCAACGGCTATACACGGGCATACATCCGTCACCTCGTGCGTGCCGAGGAGATCTTTGGTCTGCGCCTCCTGACGCTGCACAATCTTTACTTCTTGCAGGAGTTCATGCGGCGTATGCGTGCGGCGATTATCGCGGGGACGTTCCCCGCATTTTATCAGGATTTTATGAATCACTATCATAAAAAATAA
- the yajC gene encoding preprotein translocase subunit YajC: MDAEMMAQLSSWGPIIILVLFFYFLLYRPQKQAQKKRDAMLAALKVGDEIITLGGMHGKITALDDKSVTLRVADGVNIVFERSAISAVNTPE, from the coding sequence ATGGATGCAGAAATGATGGCACAGCTGAGCTCGTGGGGACCCATTATCATATTGGTGCTCTTCTTTTATTTTCTTCTCTATCGTCCGCAAAAGCAGGCGCAGAAGAAACGTGATGCGATGCTTGCCGCGCTGAAGGTTGGCGATGAGATTATCACGCTCGGCGGGATGCATGGCAAGATCACGGCACTTGATGATAAAAGCGTGACGCTGCGTGTGGCAGACGGCGTGAACATCGTGTTTGAACGCTCGGCAATCAGTGCTGTGAATACGCCCGAGTGA
- a CDS encoding 5-formyltetrahydrofolate cyclo-ligase: MRCVADEILAEQKSILRREMLARRRVFSAEERKEASRSICARVAQLSVLKAAQTIMLYASMAEEIDLVPFMEKLLADGRRIVLPEITGRGTMEARELPSMDALTDGVFGIATPDPTRGSIVPPEEIDVIIVPGAAFSSDGGRLGLGGGYYDRFLPRAGNAVRVVLAFDFQIVPAVPMGVQDARVDVILTERRMISCNGYYLEEEV; the protein is encoded by the coding sequence ATGCGGTGCGTGGCAGATGAGATTTTAGCGGAACAAAAGAGCATACTGCGGCGGGAAATGCTTGCCCGTCGCCGTGTATTTTCGGCTGAGGAGCGCAAAGAGGCGAGCCGCAGCATATGTGCGCGCGTGGCACAGCTGTCCGTGCTGAAGGCAGCGCAAACCATTATGCTCTATGCCTCCATGGCAGAGGAGATTGACCTGGTTCCGTTTATGGAGAAGCTACTCGCGGACGGGCGGCGTATTGTCCTGCCTGAGATCACGGGCAGGGGGACGATGGAGGCGCGGGAGCTGCCCTCGATGGATGCGCTGACGGACGGTGTTTTCGGTATAGCAACACCGGATCCCACGCGCGGCAGCATTGTCCCCCCCGAGGAGATTGATGTTATCATTGTCCCGGGAGCGGCATTTTCTTCGGACGGCGGACGTTTGGGGCTGGGCGGTGGTTACTATGACCGTTTCCTGCCGCGTGCGGGAAATGCAGTGCGGGTTGTGCTCGCCTTTGATTTTCAGATTGTTCCTGCTGTACCGATGGGTGTGCAGGACGCCCGCGTCGATGTCATTTTGACCGAGCGGCGCATGATTTCCTGCAATGGATACTACCTTGAGGAAGAGGTGTGA
- the secD gene encoding protein translocase subunit SecD produces the protein MISIVVIIGAFFFLVQPLASSIRQGLDLQGGTHVVLEAVDTEQAQVNDDAMNRVIAIMEKRVNSLGLTEPIIQREGERRVIIELPGIKDPDAAIRTIGKTAMLEFRDEEGHTVLTGTDLKDAQASTNPQSGQNVVNLEFSDEGAQKFADLTMKNVGRTIAILLDGEVLTAPNVREPILGGRAEITGQKTLEEAQNLAVVLRSGALPVKVEIIETRTVGPTLGQDSKDKSQFAFVVGLGAVVLFMIFFYHLSGFIADLALMAYTVMLLGILYLMDATLTLPGVAGIILSIGMAVDANVLIFEHFKEEYQVNQKTLRHAMDAGFKRAFTTIFDSNVTTLIAAGVLFFLGTGTIRGFAITLGVGTMLSMFTAITLTQYLLKLMINSKLSESPALYGANGFMLGVKKKGDEKNA, from the coding sequence GTGATTTCGATTGTGGTCATCATCGGCGCGTTTTTTTTCCTAGTCCAGCCGCTCGCGAGCTCGATTCGGCAGGGACTTGACCTGCAGGGCGGAACGCACGTTGTTTTGGAGGCGGTTGATACGGAGCAGGCGCAGGTCAACGACGATGCGATGAACCGCGTCATTGCCATCATGGAGAAGCGCGTCAACTCGCTTGGACTGACCGAGCCAATCATCCAGCGCGAGGGGGAGCGTCGTGTCATCATCGAACTGCCGGGCATCAAGGATCCCGATGCTGCGATCCGAACGATCGGCAAGACGGCGATGCTCGAGTTCCGCGACGAAGAGGGGCATACGGTGCTCACGGGTACAGATCTGAAGGATGCACAGGCGTCGACGAATCCGCAGTCGGGGCAGAACGTCGTCAACCTAGAGTTCTCGGATGAGGGCGCACAGAAATTTGCCGACCTGACGATGAAGAACGTCGGGCGTACGATTGCGATCCTGCTCGACGGCGAGGTGCTGACTGCGCCGAACGTGCGTGAGCCGATTCTCGGCGGGCGTGCGGAGATCACGGGGCAGAAGACACTTGAGGAGGCGCAGAACCTCGCGGTCGTCCTGCGCAGCGGTGCACTTCCCGTGAAGGTTGAGATCATCGAGACGCGTACGGTCGGCCCGACGCTCGGACAGGACTCGAAGGATAAGTCCCAGTTCGCGTTTGTGGTCGGACTCGGTGCGGTCGTGCTCTTCATGATTTTCTTCTACCATCTCTCGGGCTTTATCGCGGACCTGGCACTCATGGCATATACGGTCATGCTGCTCGGCATCCTCTATCTGATGGATGCGACGCTGACGCTGCCGGGCGTGGCGGGCATCATTCTCTCGATCGGTATGGCGGTCGACGCGAACGTCCTCATCTTTGAGCATTTCAAGGAGGAGTACCAGGTCAACCAAAAGACACTGCGCCATGCGATGGATGCGGGCTTCAAGCGTGCGTTTACGACGATCTTTGACTCGAACGTCACGACGCTGATTGCTGCAGGCGTGCTCTTCTTCCTCGGGACGGGGACAATTCGCGGCTTTGCGATCACGCTCGGGGTTGGAACGATGCTCTCGATGTTTACGGCGATCACGCTGACACAGTACCTGCTGAAGCTCATGATTAACTCGAAGCTGTCCGAGAGCCCCGCACTCTATGGTGCGAACGGCTTTATGCTCGGTGTGAAGAAGAAGGGGGATGAGAAGAATGCCTAA
- the secF gene encoding protein translocase subunit SecF — MPKFDIAGHRKIWFLISLVLIIPGLICMGVRGFNFGIDFTGGTIIDLRFEQPVTLSDVRSSLAKYDLDGSTIQLAGAESGIESSENVMIRTIDLEENQRKEVMASLTQDVGPYTVLREEKVGATIGGELITNAVLALVISWALIILYVAYRFEWRFGVSAVLALIHDIIIVLAVFSFTQRQIDSSFIAALLTIVGYSINDTIVIFDRIRENLKLHFRRGGDIDELVNRSIYQTLTRSLYTVFTVLFTTFALYWFGGETTKDFAFALLVGFASGCYSSIFIASQLWIELRNRTERHPAAKPAAVEG, encoded by the coding sequence ATGCCTAAGTTCGATATTGCAGGACATCGGAAAATCTGGTTTCTCATCTCCCTCGTGCTCATCATCCCCGGGTTGATCTGTATGGGGGTGCGCGGCTTCAACTTCGGCATCGACTTCACGGGCGGGACGATCATCGACCTGCGCTTTGAGCAGCCTGTGACGCTTTCCGATGTGCGTTCGAGTCTTGCGAAATACGATCTCGATGGAAGTACGATCCAGCTTGCGGGTGCGGAGTCGGGCATCGAGTCCTCCGAGAACGTCATGATCCGTACGATTGATCTCGAGGAGAATCAGCGCAAGGAGGTCATGGCATCGCTCACGCAGGATGTCGGTCCCTACACCGTACTGCGCGAGGAGAAGGTCGGCGCGACGATTGGCGGCGAGCTGATTACGAATGCCGTACTCGCGCTTGTGATCTCATGGGCACTCATCATCCTCTACGTCGCCTACCGCTTTGAGTGGCGTTTCGGCGTATCGGCGGTGCTCGCGCTCATCCACGATATCATTATCGTGCTCGCGGTATTCTCGTTTACCCAGCGTCAGATCGACTCGTCGTTTATCGCGGCACTCCTGACGATCGTCGGATATTCGATCAACGATACGATCGTTATCTTTGACCGCATCCGCGAGAATCTGAAACTCCATTTCCGCCGCGGCGGCGATATCGATGAACTTGTGAACCGCTCCATCTATCAGACGCTGACACGTTCACTCTATACGGTGTTCACGGTTCTGTTCACGACATTTGCACTGTATTGGTTCGGAGGCGAGACGACAAAGGACTTTGCCTTTGCACTCCTCGTCGGCTTTGCCAGCGGCTGCTACTCCTCCATCTTCATTGCAAGTCAGCTCTGGATCGAGCTGCGGAATCGCACGGAGCGGCATCCTGCCGCGAAACCTGCGGCCGTGGAGGGATAA
- the recJ gene encoding single-stranded-DNA-specific exonuclease RecJ codes for MLKEWIVRAETAEGAALARELGTAPIIGQILWNRGLQSAEEARAFLHPEDEPFHDPFLMMDMERAARRIIQAIHAGEQIVVYGDYDVDGMTSTTLLMKNIRALGGMVSYYIPNRFTEGYGLNGAALRQIAADGCGLLVTVDCGISSVDIVAQMDGAMDIIITDHHLPGSVLPPAYAVINPHRADCPYPDKDLAGVGVAFKLVQALWQIEEERLYADDLDIAALGTVADLVPLVGENRKIVQLGLACMTECPCLGIAALIRVSGCEGKAINTGIVGFQLAPRLNAAGRIETARRGVELLSAEDVHEADRIAAELNALNTERRDLEQDILTEAESMLGGFTPDVPAIVAAGEDWNAGVIGIVASRLVEKYYRPSIVLTRQGDVYKGSCRSIAGLHMYDALAACRDTLIQFGGHAMAAGLTLECNRVEDFRRAFANYVNTQLKIEDYTPKILIEALVAPADWTLPMVEEIALLEPYGMGNPRPIFGVRDLRPRTAAAIGAEGKHLRMEVGTRDKRVAALYWNYGELAELVTEEAGDLAYTPSINEWQGMRSVQCMVDSIMPAVQERVFPDRTLLKTIYAFLKRCTDADGSIPYGAVALTQYFSRRMGHISHYTMDCALCIFRELGMLTQEEDGWRLIPPQGKLELMDAPTFRRHAERKGDI; via the coding sequence ATGCTCAAAGAGTGGATTGTACGTGCAGAGACGGCGGAGGGCGCGGCGCTTGCAAGGGAACTTGGGACGGCGCCCATCATCGGGCAGATCCTGTGGAATCGCGGTTTGCAGTCGGCAGAGGAGGCGCGGGCTTTCCTCCATCCGGAGGACGAGCCGTTCCACGACCCGTTTCTCATGATGGATATGGAGCGTGCCGCACGCCGTATCATACAGGCGATTCATGCGGGTGAGCAGATTGTCGTCTACGGCGACTATGATGTGGACGGGATGACCTCGACCACACTGCTCATGAAAAATATTCGTGCGCTCGGCGGCATGGTCTCCTACTATATTCCGAATCGTTTTACGGAGGGGTATGGGCTCAACGGAGCAGCGCTCCGTCAGATTGCGGCGGATGGCTGCGGCCTGCTCGTCACGGTGGACTGCGGCATCTCATCGGTGGATATTGTGGCGCAGATGGATGGGGCGATGGACATCATCATCACCGACCACCATCTGCCGGGCAGTGTCCTGCCGCCCGCCTATGCTGTCATCAACCCGCACCGCGCGGACTGTCCCTACCCGGACAAGGATCTTGCGGGCGTCGGCGTCGCATTCAAACTCGTGCAGGCGCTGTGGCAGATCGAGGAAGAGCGCCTCTATGCCGATGATCTGGATATTGCTGCGCTCGGAACAGTCGCCGATCTCGTGCCGCTCGTCGGAGAGAACCGCAAGATCGTCCAACTGGGGCTTGCGTGCATGACGGAGTGTCCATGTCTCGGTATTGCAGCGCTTATCCGCGTCTCGGGCTGTGAGGGCAAGGCAATCAATACGGGGATCGTCGGCTTCCAGCTTGCGCCGCGTTTGAATGCGGCGGGGCGTATCGAAACGGCGCGGCGCGGTGTGGAACTGCTCTCTGCGGAGGATGTACACGAGGCGGATCGCATTGCGGCAGAGCTGAACGCGCTGAATACGGAGCGCCGTGATCTCGAGCAGGATATCCTAACGGAAGCGGAGTCAATGCTCGGGGGCTTTACACCCGATGTGCCTGCTATTGTGGCCGCCGGTGAGGACTGGAATGCGGGCGTGATCGGCATTGTTGCCTCGCGTCTGGTCGAGAAATACTACCGCCCGAGCATTGTGCTGACGCGGCAGGGCGATGTATACAAGGGCTCGTGCCGCAGCATAGCAGGTCTTCATATGTACGATGCGCTCGCTGCATGCCGTGACACGCTCATCCAATTTGGTGGTCATGCGATGGCGGCAGGATTGACGCTTGAATGTAATCGCGTGGAGGACTTTCGCCGTGCATTCGCGAATTATGTAAATACGCAGTTGAAGATTGAGGACTACACGCCGAAAATCCTTATTGAGGCGCTGGTCGCTCCTGCGGATTGGACGCTCCCGATGGTGGAGGAGATCGCCCTGCTCGAACCGTACGGGATGGGCAACCCACGCCCGATTTTCGGCGTGCGGGATCTTCGCCCACGTACGGCGGCTGCCATCGGAGCGGAGGGAAAGCATCTGCGCATGGAGGTCGGTACGCGGGACAAACGCGTCGCGGCGCTTTACTGGAACTACGGCGAACTTGCGGAGCTCGTGACCGAGGAGGCGGGAGACCTCGCCTATACACCGAGCATCAACGAGTGGCAAGGCATGCGCTCGGTGCAGTGCATGGTGGACTCCATCATGCCCGCAGTGCAGGAGCGCGTCTTCCCGGATCGCACGTTGCTGAAGACCATCTACGCATTTCTCAAGAGGTGCACGGATGCGGATGGGAGCATCCCATATGGCGCAGTCGCACTCACCCAGTATTTTTCACGCAGGATGGGGCATATCTCGCATTATACGATGGACTGTGCGCTCTGTATCTTTCGTGAGCTCGGGATGCTCACGCAGGAGGAAGATGGTTGGCGGCTCATCCCGCCGCAAGGAAAGCTCGAACTCATGGATGCGCCGACCTTCCGTCGACACGCAGAAAGAAAGGGTGACATATAA
- a CDS encoding RelA/SpoT family protein, whose product MSDDAQRAVTLDMILDKVRSYQADADLDKIRKAYAYAEQAHSGQVRISGDAYIIHPLNVAYILTGLHLDDETICAALLHDVVEDTCATLEEMEAEFGKNIMALIDGVTKLGRIEYMSKEDVQLENYRKMFLAMAKDIRVIMIKLADRLHNMRTLKYMREDKRHRIAKETLEVYAPLANRLGISNIKVELEDLCLRYLEPEAYYALVEEVKHKRKERQEFIRESIEQIREKLEAAGIKAEIKGRAKHFYSIYRKMKRDNKSVNEIYDLSAVRVLVSSVKDCYGVLGVIHAMWKPIPGRFKDYIAMPKSNGYQSLHTTVMTHGYPLEIQIRTKAMHQVSEFGVAAHWKYKEAGRSIGATDENDQKMSWLRQMVSLQKEYDDPKEFFEALKLDVFSDEVFVFTPRGDVIDLPKGSNPIDFAYHIHTEIGHHCVGAKVNGKIVPLEYKLKNGDIVSIVTNKASNGPSPDWLNTVASSATRSKIRAWFKKENREENVERGMNLIRDEAKRLGYAPKELIAGGRLGKVAEKLNVQSEGDLLAALGYGGVTLRGVMTKLIELHQQSIKDSTPPEVSQMLSELKAPRRGKRKKASHGVLVEGEGGYLVRLARCCNPIPGDPITGYITRGRGVSVHRSDCPNVLNDTEFTRVIEVSWDIGLDKEYTVGIEIICNDRNGMLSEILAVPAEMKVNIHTVNATPNRRNKTSTVLLGLNVSNIDQITQVMTRVRLLKDVYRVTRTLGSAGIPGGEA is encoded by the coding sequence ATGTCAGATGATGCGCAGAGGGCGGTCACTCTCGATATGATCTTGGACAAGGTGCGCTCCTATCAGGCGGATGCCGATCTCGATAAGATCCGAAAGGCGTATGCCTATGCGGAACAGGCGCACAGCGGGCAGGTGCGTATCTCGGGCGACGCCTACATTATCCATCCGCTCAATGTTGCTTACATCCTCACAGGGCTTCACCTCGACGACGAGACGATCTGCGCCGCGCTCCTGCATGACGTGGTGGAGGACACCTGCGCGACGCTCGAGGAGATGGAAGCGGAGTTCGGCAAGAACATCATGGCGCTCATTGACGGCGTGACAAAGCTCGGGCGCATCGAGTATATGTCAAAGGAGGACGTCCAGCTCGAGAACTACCGCAAGATGTTCCTTGCAATGGCAAAGGACATCCGCGTCATCATGATCAAACTTGCCGACCGCCTGCATAATATGCGCACGCTCAAATACATGCGCGAGGACAAACGTCACCGCATTGCCAAGGAGACGCTCGAGGTCTATGCACCGCTCGCAAATCGTCTCGGCATTTCCAATATCAAGGTGGAACTCGAGGATCTCTGTCTGCGCTATCTCGAGCCGGAGGCGTACTATGCCCTTGTGGAGGAAGTTAAGCACAAGCGAAAGGAGCGGCAGGAATTCATTCGCGAATCCATCGAGCAGATTCGCGAAAAGCTCGAGGCGGCGGGAATCAAAGCGGAGATCAAGGGGCGCGCGAAGCATTTTTACAGCATCTACCGCAAGATGAAGCGCGACAACAAGAGCGTCAACGAGATCTACGACCTCTCGGCGGTGCGCGTCCTCGTCTCCTCCGTCAAGGACTGCTACGGCGTGCTCGGCGTCATCCACGCGATGTGGAAGCCCATCCCCGGGCGGTTCAAGGACTACATCGCAATGCCGAAGTCGAACGGCTACCAGTCCCTGCATACAACCGTCATGACGCACGGCTATCCGCTCGAAATCCAGATCCGAACGAAGGCGATGCACCAGGTCTCCGAGTTCGGCGTGGCCGCGCATTGGAAATACAAGGAGGCAGGGCGGAGCATCGGCGCAACCGATGAGAACGATCAGAAGATGTCGTGGCTGCGCCAGATGGTGAGCCTGCAAAAGGAATACGACGATCCGAAGGAGTTCTTCGAGGCGCTGAAGCTCGACGTGTTCTCCGACGAGGTCTTTGTCTTTACGCCGCGCGGTGATGTCATAGACCTGCCGAAGGGCTCGAACCCGATCGACTTCGCCTATCACATTCACACGGAGATCGGGCATCACTGCGTCGGCGCGAAGGTCAACGGGAAGATCGTGCCGCTCGAGTACAAGCTCAAGAACGGCGACATCGTGTCGATTGTCACAAATAAGGCGAGCAACGGGCCTAGCCCAGACTGGCTGAATACGGTCGCTTCATCTGCGACGCGCAGCAAGATTCGCGCGTGGTTCAAGAAGGAGAACCGCGAGGAGAATGTCGAGCGCGGCATGAACCTCATCCGCGACGAGGCAAAGCGACTCGGCTATGCGCCGAAGGAGCTGATTGCGGGCGGACGGCTCGGCAAGGTCGCGGAGAAGCTCAACGTGCAGAGCGAGGGCGATCTCCTCGCCGCGCTCGGCTACGGCGGCGTGACCCTGCGCGGCGTTATGACGAAGCTCATCGAGCTGCACCAGCAGTCCATCAAGGACAGCACGCCGCCCGAGGTCTCGCAGATGCTCTCCGAGCTCAAGGCACCGCGCAGGGGCAAGCGCAAGAAGGCGAGTCACGGTGTCCTCGTCGAGGGCGAGGGCGGCTATCTCGTGCGCCTCGCACGCTGCTGCAACCCGATTCCGGGCGATCCCATCACAGGCTACATCACGCGTGGACGCGGCGTCTCCGTGCATCGCTCCGACTGTCCGAACGTGCTCAACGATACCGAGTTCACGCGCGTGATCGAGGTGAGCTGGGACATCGGCCTCGACAAGGAGTACACCGTCGGCATCGAGATCATCTGCAACGATCGCAACGGCATGCTCTCGGAGATCCTCGCCGTGCCCGCCGAGATGAAGGTCAATATCCACACGGTCAACGCGACGCCGAACCGCCGCAACAAGACCTCGACCGTCCTGCTTGGGCTAAACGTCAGCAACATCGATCAGATCACACAGGTCATGACACGCGTCCGCCTGCTCAAGGACGTCTACCGCGTCACGCGCACGCTCGGCAGCGCGGGGATTCCGGGCGGCGAGGCATGA
- a CDS encoding HAD family hydrolase, producing the protein MKKGAIFDMDGLLFDTETVYRKGWAIIADEFGVDRKPELADACSGTSGELTVRMVHKYHPTVDAEAYIHRVVQYVHDEAAKNLPVMEGAREILQYFHEHGVRIATASSSTVEQIEANLIKSGLRDYFDAVVGGDLVVNGKPAPDIFLLSAERIGVSPADCYVFEDGYNGLRGAAAASCAPVMIPDTLPPTDEMRAICTGIYPSLSAALAAVKQGAL; encoded by the coding sequence ATGAAAAAGGGCGCGATCTTCGATATGGATGGATTGCTCTTTGATACAGAAACTGTGTATCGAAAGGGATGGGCGATCATTGCTGATGAGTTTGGTGTGGATCGCAAGCCAGAGCTAGCCGATGCATGTTCCGGAACGAGCGGAGAACTGACTGTGCGCATGGTGCACAAATATCATCCAACAGTGGATGCTGAAGCATACATTCACCGTGTAGTTCAGTATGTTCACGATGAGGCGGCGAAGAATCTGCCTGTGATGGAGGGCGCGCGTGAAATCCTCCAATACTTTCACGAGCATGGTGTACGCATTGCAACGGCGAGCAGTTCGACGGTGGAGCAGATTGAAGCGAATCTGATAAAGAGTGGGCTGCGTGATTATTTCGATGCGGTGGTTGGCGGCGATCTCGTCGTGAACGGAAAGCCTGCGCCGGATATCTTTTTGCTCTCGGCGGAGCGCATCGGTGTTTCACCTGCAGACTGCTATGTGTTCGAGGACGGCTACAATGGGCTGCGCGGCGCTGCTGCAGCTAGCTGTGCACCCGTGATGATCCCCGACACGCTGCCGCCGACAGATGAGATGCGTGCGATCTGCACGGGGATTTATCCGTCTCTTTCGGCGGCTCTCGCGGCAGTCAAACAGGGTGCATTATAG
- a CDS encoding IreB family regulatory phosphoprotein produces MDEQKTMMFSFGEDKPKADVVIREAAAAMREKGYNPINQLVGYLLSGDPAYVTSHKDARSKIRSLERDDLLDELVRFYLEHEK; encoded by the coding sequence ATGGATGAACAAAAAACAATGATGTTCTCCTTCGGTGAGGATAAGCCGAAGGCGGATGTTGTCATACGGGAGGCGGCCGCCGCGATGCGGGAGAAGGGCTACAATCCCATCAATCAGTTGGTCGGTTACCTGCTCTCGGGCGATCCTGCGTATGTGACGAGTCACAAGGACGCGCGGAGCAAAATTCGCAGCCTCGAGCGCGACGATCTGCTCGACGAACTCGTGCGCTTCTATCTGGAGCACGAGAAGTGA
- the ruvX gene encoding Holliday junction resolvase RuvX, with protein sequence MSLDIGDATIGIAVSDLLGLTAQGVETIRRTELSADLDRLNALVQEYEVAAFVAGLPKHMNGDEGERCEIVRAFMADAAQLFPTLEIHYWDERLSTVAASRALIEGDVSRKKRRKVIDKMAAVYILQGFLDRQQHLK encoded by the coding sequence ATGTCGCTCGACATCGGCGATGCAACCATCGGGATTGCCGTCAGCGACCTGCTCGGACTCACGGCGCAGGGTGTTGAGACAATCCGCCGCACGGAGCTTTCCGCCGATCTTGATCGTCTCAATGCGCTCGTGCAGGAGTATGAAGTGGCGGCATTCGTCGCAGGTCTGCCGAAGCATATGAACGGAGACGAAGGCGAACGCTGCGAAATCGTACGCGCCTTTATGGCGGATGCTGCGCAGCTCTTTCCGACGCTTGAGATCCATTACTGGGACGAGCGCCTCTCGACGGTTGCTGCTTCGCGTGCACTCATCGAGGGCGATGTCTCCCGCAAGAAGCGTCGCAAGGTCATCGACAAGATGGCGGCGGTCTACATATTGCAGGGATTTTTGGATCGGCAGCAGCATTTGAAATAA